In Cetobacterium ceti, the following proteins share a genomic window:
- a CDS encoding ArdC family protein produces the protein MKALDILMNDRKKIVEEIINRIEKKGLEWNKGWTPEMLLPKNPASNVTYKGRNVLKTFHASLVNEYKDPRWVTFKQAQDEGWKIKPKAKSIILEKWIFEKEEKQKNKETGKEEKVKIKLDPPIPNYFRVFNASDVEGIPPLNLKPLEKNETLKIAEEFIKSSKVPIVETAQPEAFYTSTREKIVIPLKETFKNQEHYLATVLHEMVHSTGKELGRDMGNHFGSEKYAKEELIAELGAMMLQGKLGIKLDDSHIDNHGAYLKSWVSVLKNDFNELFKASIEAEKASELLYNRYLELNKSKEKEHIPTSWEEKLQNMSPTLSNENKISNSWEEHISKHSLSLEK, from the coding sequence ATGAAGGCTCTTGATATTTTAATGAATGATCGAAAAAAAATAGTAGAAGAAATCATTAATAGAATAGAAAAAAAGGGACTTGAATGGAATAAAGGGTGGACTCCAGAAATGCTACTTCCTAAAAATCCTGCGTCTAATGTAACTTACAAAGGTAGAAATGTTCTAAAAACTTTTCATGCCTCATTAGTAAATGAATACAAAGATCCCCGTTGGGTTACTTTTAAACAAGCCCAAGACGAAGGTTGGAAGATAAAACCAAAAGCAAAAAGTATAATTTTAGAAAAATGGATTTTTGAAAAAGAAGAAAAACAAAAAAATAAAGAAACAGGGAAAGAAGAAAAAGTAAAAATTAAGTTGGATCCACCCATTCCAAATTACTTTAGAGTATTTAATGCGAGTGATGTAGAAGGTATTCCTCCTCTTAACTTAAAACCTTTAGAAAAGAATGAAACCTTAAAAATTGCGGAAGAGTTCATAAAGAGTTCTAAAGTACCAATTGTTGAAACAGCACAACCAGAAGCATTTTATACTTCAACTCGTGAAAAAATAGTAATTCCCTTGAAAGAAACCTTCAAAAATCAAGAACATTATTTAGCAACCGTATTACATGAAATGGTACATTCAACGGGAAAAGAACTAGGAAGAGATATGGGAAATCATTTTGGAAGTGAAAAATATGCTAAAGAAGAACTTATAGCTGAACTAGGAGCAATGATGTTACAAGGAAAACTAGGAATCAAATTAGATGATTCTCACATTGACAATCATGGAGCTTATCTAAAAAGTTGGGTTTCTGTCTTAAAAAATGATTTTAATGAGCTTTTTAAAGCTAGTATAGAAGCTGAAAAAGCAAGTGAATTATTATATAATAGATATTTAGAATTGAATAAATCTAAAGAAAAAGAACATATTCCTACCTCATGGGAAGAAAAGTTACAAAATATGTCTCCCACTTTAAGTAATGAAAATAAAATTAGTAATTCATGGGAAGAGCACATATCTAAACATTCTTTGAGTTTAGAAAAATAA